The Bacillus zhangzhouensis region GGAAAAAAGGACAAGCGATCAGCGTACCAGAAGATGAATTTGATGCTTATTTAGTGAAAATGGCTAAGCGGCTTCATCAGTCCGCGCCAGAAGAGGAGTACATCGTCACTCCACGTCTAATAGGAGAAGTCATTGGTCATTTAGATCAGTATACCGGAGATGATTTTATTGAATATCGACTGAAGACATTAATTGATCAAGGGATTTTTGACATGAAAGGAAAACGAACTTCTATGCGTTATTACTCGTTTAAACTGACAGAGTTCGGTCAGAAATTCAAAAAATGGGTGTGCTGTCGAGAGTTTGTGGATCATCCCTTTGTGAAAATTGAAGGAGATTTCGGTGGTGAACCTTTTCAATGCGGGCATTGTCAATGTCATTTAGAAAGAGATGATGTACCAGTAAGCGATACTCTTTTCTCAAAGATATGGAATTGGAACATACAGTATGGCCGCTGGTTTGACGAAGAAACCGATGATTTGCTGCCAAATGGCGTAGACATGGAAAAGAAGTTCAATCAAGAAGGAGAGCGAATCACGAAAGAAGTGAAACGTGAATTATCCCCTGCGTATCAAATAGAGTATAGCCCAAGTGAAATGACGAGATATATTATTTAAAACAGTAGGATTAATGAAGTAAATGCAGGTTTTTCTAGAATTAGACATTCGTTGAAACTGATGAGACATGAATGTTTAATTCTTATTTTTATTTATGAATGAATTTAAGATATGCAGAAAAATGAATCTACAATGGAAAGGGAAAACATTGGAACAATTTTTTCATTAAAATCGTAATAGAGATAGAGCGTTCAACAGAAATCTGTGAAACGGAGAGGAGTATTACATGGAACAAGCTGCACTGAAAAAGATGAGAACGAAACAAGTAGTTACCTCTAATTTGCTATTCGGCATGATGATCTTGATTTTTTTTATTTTGATTTAAAATGTTGAAATTCAATTTACATATTTCTTTCTTTTTTTAGGAATCTTCATGCTCCTTCAAGGCATTTACAGGTTGGTTAAAAAAGGATCAACAAAATCTTTCATTCCCATTTTTGAGCAGGTAGCCATTTATGAAAAAGAGATATTGGGAAAAGAGCGGAGAATCTTTGGAAATTGATATTGAGCGGGCTTATGTTCTTCCAATCATTTAGTTATCAAACGTTACAAGATCCATTCTTTCATATAGAACCTATGTTTCTCATTTTCTTATTTGTTATGGCTCTAGCCCTTATCAATATAAGCATGCTTTTTCGCTTTAGAAAAATCGACCGGTCGACTGAAGGCGTATTAACAGGCTATACAAAAGAGTCAAATATAATGGACATAGCTTTAGGGTTCTTAACTGTAATCATCATCTATATCTTTATCGTCATTTTTCTTCTTCCATAAAACATCATCATTTTGAGGTGAAACAAATGAATGCGAACATTCAACAACTGATCGATCAGACAAAGGCAAAATTTGGTTTAAATCTTTACTATCTAAAAAGACACAGTTTTCATCGCTACGTCAATATGTTCAATGAAACGGTTTATACATTGAATATGGAATGGTTTCCCTCTCATGAAGCTGAACCCGAGGACGATGATCTAAACCCGGACGGCACAGCTGTGATTGACGTGAATTTGAATACAGGCCAAATTGAAACGGTTATTTTTGTCATGGACAAAACCTTCGCGAAGAATGGTGTCACTTTTAAGAGGCCTTATCCAGCTCATGTCATTCAATGGATTGAACAAGAAACAGGGTTGATCTATGGCGAGCACTTTCACATGCATCAAAAGGAGAAAGGGGAACTTTTTTTCGAAGAATCAATAGATGGTGTGAAAGTGACGCCTTCAGGCAGAATTGAGGTGAAATGGGATGAACATGGGCAGCTTATTCACTTTACACATCATGGGCCATTTATAGCAAAAAACCTACTAAAAGCTGAAGAATATGGGCTTTCCATTGATAGGATTGAGAATTTAGCCCAGCAGCAAGTGCAGCGGTTTGATTGGCCATCCTTCGAGCATAATCGAATCCGCCCTATATATGCGTTAGAAGAAATCTATGTGAAGAACGATGGAACAGGAACGATACCGTTTGAAATTGGTCGTGAAGAAACGCATTGTATACACATGCATGAGGTCATGGAGTGGAATGAACCGTTAAACAAAGCCTTTAAAAAAAGGGAAATCAATATAAATGAGGACATTACAGCTGAACAAGCCTTCTCACTGGAGCCTTCACCAGATACGTTCCCGATATCAAAAGAAGAGCAAGCTGAGTGTATAAAAGCGGTTCGAACCTTTTTGAGGCAAAACTATTCAAAGGATACAGGGAAGTGGGTGTTAAAAACACTCCACCGTGATCATGGCTACATCAAAGCGATATTAAAAACGAATGAGCAAGAAGGCAGTGGGTTTATGGACAAGATCAAAGTCTTCATTGATGCCAGCACTTTTGAAACCGTTAATTACATCGATAAAAAAGAGATGTTTCAAGTATGCGGGATACTCAATCCATCTCAAACAGCAAGTGAAATCACCATATCTCAGAAAGAAGCATTTGAAAAATTGAGGGGACGCCTCGAACTTACACCCATCTACGTCTATGACGATGTGCAAAAACGATATGTTTTATGCGGAAAGCTCGATTGTCATGATGGCGTTGATGCAGTGAGCGGCGAGGTGTTCTCTTTGAAAGACCTTTCATAACTTCTAAAAGAACAGTGAGTAGCTGTTCTTTTTTGTCCTATTTTCCTCTTTTTAGAATAAAAATGGAATTTTGTAGAAGGAAGTTGTCGTTTCATCACGAAAGAAACAGATAAGAATATGATCATAGGTCCATCGGTTGAGATTCGTATTTCATATAGTAAACGTCATACATATTGAAAAACCATGACAGTAAAGTTGTCTCTAGCAGTAAACGAAAATAGGCGGACTGAGATCGTAGGATGAGTTAAAGCTAAAAATAGAAGAAAGTGAGGCTATCTAACTTGAGTACATTGGAAGTGTTTCGTCAATTTTTGGTTGACCATTATCCTGCGTTACAAGATGAGCTTTGGCTGAAAGATGTTGATACCCTTCGAATCTCTCCTATTCTTCATCCTTTTCTGAAAAGCAAGCTGCCAGAAGGAATCGAAAAATTCACTTGTGTTCTATTTACGCAGCAGACAGATCAAACCGCTGCACCGCTCAAAGTCTACCTTCTATTAGATGAATATGAGCAATCGCTTTACGCCATTGATTTGATGAATGAACAAATAGCGCTTCATTAATACAGAAGCAAAAAGCTGCTTGAGAACTCCTCAGCAGCTTTTTTTGATGAACATTAGTCGATCATATTAACCAAGCTTCGGTGCAAGTTGTCCAATTCTTTCTTTGTTGGAAACGAGCTGATCAGCAGCGTAGACCGACCGAATTGAATAGGAAGCTCAGTATCAGTCACAATCAGATCAATCCCAAGTTGATCCATCGTTACATCATTTAATGTATTCTCTGGACTTGTGAAAATGTGAATGAGAGGAGGCACACTTAATTTAATTAAATCAGCAATAAACAAACTATGATAATAGCCTAATGTTGAAATAACAAAAATGTTCAGCCTGTTTCTCCGTTCCATCTCCAAATGAACAAGTCCTCTCCAGGAAGATGTAATGATACGAATCAATTCCCGTTCATTTTTCACTAAAGAACCGAGTATATCGTCTGTTTTTAACTCTTGTATGATATGAGTAATTCTCGAATAGAAGTAAGGAAACTGTTTTTTCACCTCTGATAAATAGCTCGATTTCTTTTTGAAAAGGAATCCATCTCTCACGGTAATTTCATTAGAATACACATAATATTGGAGAAGAATGAGTGTCATCGCCTTGCGATTTGCTATTTCTTGATGAAAAATCGACTCCAATTGGTTGATAAATGATTGAATGGCATCATAGAGTTGTGGTGTATGTGACTGAAAGAACGTCAATTTTTCTTCGACAGTTTCAATTGATTTAAAATGTCCAATAGCTGGTTCGATCAACAACAAAAAGACAAATTCATGATGATCCAGCGTCACATCAAATAGGTCTTTTGTCATTCGGCCAATATGCTCTTCCCATTTTTTGATTTGATCATAGATCCCTTTAGCTACAGAGGTTTGTTTTTCTTCTTTCATTGAGTACGTATATTTACGGCTTATTGTAAAATTTTTTCTCATTCGGTAAATGGAAACGCCGAGCCATAGGCAGTATTTATCTATAGCCACATCTGGTACATTGACTTCAAGCACCTGAAATAGCTCTTGTAATAAATCAATCGCGTCTTGTTTTTGAATCTCATCAAATGGCCAAAGTCGGCTTCCATACACTTCAAATAAAAATTCAACAAAGAATTGCCGAATCTCCTTCTCATCCCCATGGAACTGCATACTATCTGGACGTAACTCGATGTCATAGGATGTAAGGATCGAGTTGATTTTATGAATGGTGTTATACAATGTGGATCTACTGATATTAAGCGTGTCCATCCATTCATAGAAAGATTTGTTTTCTTCAAAAAAAATGCCGTCAATCAATCGAATTTCAATCGTATCTTTTAGAATTTCTTTGATATAGTAGTCCACTCGAATCGTCTGCGTATAACTAATGTATATGCCTTGTCTTGGCTTTATGTGGATTAACGGCTTTCCATTCTCTGTTTGGAACGATTTCATTTGTTCTAAATCGCTTTGAATGGCTCGAACTGATCCGATTTTTTCATCCGATATCTCTTGAAGAGTCCACCACTTATTTTTGGATACAAGCAGTTTTAAAATTTTTATCCATCTCTTTGATTTTTTATCAATGAGCTCCATCAAACAACTAACTCCTTCCTTTGGCTTTCCTCTATATAGTATGAAGTTCAGATAAAGAACATGAGATTCTCAATACGCATGAAATGATTGTAATGCTTAGGCTAAATTGTTTTGTCTTCTCTTTTGATGATAAAAGAGAAAAAAATTAGACGAAAACAAATGTTATTCGCTTTTTCTCCATATTTTTCTTTTGAAAGGTGATAAGTAAGCCATGAATCCTATAAAAATGGATCATTTTAGATATTTTGTTTATTTTTTTGCAGTTTAAACGGTAAAAGTAAGAATAAAAAGCAGAAGCTTTTTGATTATCATATAAAAGGGAGTAGAAAGGAGTGCGATCTCTCTGATGCTGAACTGTTTCACCATACATATCATATGATACAAACTTGTTTCATAAGAACGAACCATATGTGAATATATGCTTATATATGCATGTGCGCATTATTTATTGTTCATTCCAGTATAAATAGAAAAATTCATATTTTTTCTGTACATGATCACTCTCACTATTCCCCATTTCTATAGAGCCCTATCCAGTTACTATATCCATTACTCATGATTTCCTTCAAAGCTCATGATTGATCAACTCGTTTTATTCATAGGGTCTTAAAAGGTGCAATTTTTAGAAAATATTTGATCAGAAACGGAGTGATTGATCAGACAGTATGAACTCGTTGTTAAACATTAATTTTAGAAAAGGGTGGATGTATTGAAAAGAATATTGTCACTGACACTCATTACATTGTTAGTCATACAGTCTAGTATATTAGGAATCTTGCCTTTAGCAGGGGCAAATGCCAAAGATATCCAACAAAATATTTATGGGAATATTGAGTTTGCTGATAGTGAAGGCAATAAGTTATCAAGTATGGAAGATCAGCAAGTAAGAAAGGCCACTGTGCATTGGTCTTTAAAAGGAATTGATCTAAAAAAGCAATATCCGTATGTTCTCTCTCTTCCTTCAGCCATACAGGTAAAGAAGGAGCAGAAGGAAACAATTACTGTGGGTGACATACCTGTTGGCGAGTATACCGTTTCAAAACAAAATGAAGTGACGGTGGAATTTAAAGAAGATGTTGAGATAGATCCAAATTTAGAAGGATCAATAGACATCGAAGTCACCAGTATAGCTGAGCAAAAAGAGAAAACAAAGCAAAATGAGCGTGAAGAAAGCCTTCCAAAAGATGACTCAACCTCATCTGAGAAAGACAAGGCTTCTAAGAATCAAGAAGCCGCTCAAACGAAATCAAACGATGAGGATGACTTACTAAAAAACAAAGTGAGCGTGTCGAAGCGTGTAGGGCTGCAAAGTGTTTCAAAACAAATGCTGATACAAGAAAATCTCCTCACTGATGCGAAATTAATTTTTGAAGATCAGGAAGGAAATTCAGTTGATAAGCCTGACATCAACTCGCTTATTTCCATTAACTATGAGTGGGCCATCCCGAATGGGCATAGCTATAATGGCGGGGATGAATTCCATTTCAAGGTTCCAGAGGAATTAGTGATTTACGAAAAAATCGATCGTCTCGAGATGAAATTTAATCAGGCAATTATTGGTTATTTTTCTGTAGATGAGAGCGGAAATGCCTCCATCGAGTTCACCGATTTTATTAAACAATATTCAAACATTCATGGAACACTTCAAGTTTGGACACAATTAGACCGAAAAACAGTCATCACTGAAGAAAAAGAAGTAAAGATTACCCCGATTGAAGGCAAGGAACAAGTATCAATCCCAATTCAATACCTTCCAAATGGTCCAAACGTCTCTAAAAAGGGAGAACCAAATCGATCTTACAATGCTGAAACCATTCAATGGACAGTAGATTTTAATATGGACTTAGACGATGTGAAACAAGCGAGAATTGTAGATCCGATTCAAGAAGGTCAAGCGTTAAAAAAAGATTCAATCAAGCTATATCGTGTTGATACAAAGCTAAATGGTGAAACATCGATTGGTCAACAACTTGACAAAAACCACTACACGATCGGCCAAACAGCAGATGGTCAAGATTTCACGATTGAATTTAAAGATGACGTGCATCTAGCTTATCGTTTAGTGTATGAAACGGACATTACGAATCAAGATCAGTCTGCGTTTCGTAATAAAGCGTCCCTTGTTTCTGCTGATAAAGTGATTGGTTCAGCAGAAGGAACAGTGAATGTGACAAGAGGAAGTCCTTTAAATAAAAAAGCCGTCCACTATGATCCAGTCACACAAACGATTAATTGGGAAATTCGTTATAACTATAATGAAAAAAAGATTGCTAAAAAGGACACTTTGTTAGAAGACTTCTTTAATGACAATCAAGCGCTGATATCTGATTCAATTCAAGTCAAAGAAGTCACAATTGATCAAAATGGCAATGAAGCAGGGACAAAAGCATTTGAAAATTATGTGGTTCAACCTCAAAAAAAGGAAGAGCAAAACGGGTTTGCCTTGCAATTCAATCAAGATATTCAATCAGCTTATCTCATCACCTATCAAACAAAAGCAACCGAGCGGATTTTTGAAGCTGAAGAGATTATCAATACTGTGACAGCTGGCAATGAGAGCAAACAAGCGAAGCAAAGAATTGACCAACAAATCCTAACAAAAAATCATGGAACACCGAATTACAAGAACAAGACCATTCCATGGCGTATCACCTTCAACAAAGATCAACAAACGATGAACAATTTGGTATTAAAAGATACGTTTACAAACAAAGGATTGACGCTGCAAAAAGATAGTTTAAGAGTGACGACAGGTAATACAGTGCTTGAAGAGGGCACAGATTATCAAATAGTTGAACATGCAAATGGATTTGATATCCAATTTACGAAAGAAATAAAGACAGAACATACAGTCACCTATACAACGTCTTTTGATTATGAAAAAAGAGCAGATAAAGATCAAAACAACCTGCGTAATCATGTAAACCTTGAATGGGTAAATGAAGATGGTAAGGAATTGACGAAGGAAAATCAGTCTGTTTTCACGCCAGACACATACACGCAATCAAATGGTTTCAAGAATGGAACTTATGATGCAAAGAAAAAAGAGATCACATGGAATATCGGTGTGAACTATAACTTGAAACATTTAGAAGAGGCGAAAATCGAGGATTTCATTCAAGGAAATCAGCGTTTGCTTAAAGATTCAATCACCATCTACTCGCTTGATTTACAAGGCGGGGAAAATGGAGCAGAAGAAAAAGAGGTATTAGCGAAAGAACATTATGACATCAAATTCCTTGAAAATGAAAAAGGAGAATCAGGCTTCGAAGTCATTTTCAAAAAAGCCATTGATTCCCCATACAAAATCACGTATCAAACAAGTGTTGAAGGAATGGATTTAGTACAGAAAACCTACGAAAATAAAGCGACCCTTTATGATGGAAAGACGAAAGAATCAGACGTGAATGCTGTGGTGTCCATTCCAAATGGAGGGAAATACACGAGTAAATCAGGAAATCAACAAGGGAAAGTCATTGATTGGAAACTGAATATCAACTTTGGTCAATCAACAGTCCAAGATGCGACGATTATAGACCATCCGAGCAGTAACCAAGCTTTAATAGAAAACTCATTTCATCTCTATTCGACGACAATAGATGAAAAAGGGCAAGTGACCAAAAAAGATGAGCTTGAAAAAGGGAAGGATTATGAGCTAGACCTTGAATTCGATCCAGATTCTTTTCAAATCAAATTTAAAGAAGAAATCACAAGACCCTATATTTTAGAATACCAATCTCTCATTTTAGATAAAGTGGGAAGTACACTTCAAAACGAAATAACGTTTAGAGGTGAAAATGTAAAAGAAATCAAAAAGGAATCCGAAGCCTCCATTGTGGTCAAACGCACCGCTGGCATGGGAGATGGCACAGGAGCGATTGGCGCTTTAACCATTAAAAAGGTAGATGCGAGTAGTGGAAAAGCGCTAAAAGGAGCAAGCTTTTCTCTGACAGATGCTGCGAGCGGTATCGTCATTGGAACAAAGGCAACTGATGAAGAGGGAGCTCTTCGATTTGATCGTCTTCTGTATGGTGACTATATTGTGACAGAAGAGAAAGCACCAAATGGTTATATTAAGACGAAGGATCCGATCCATGTAACGATTGATCAGCCTTACGAATCAGGAGATCAAGCGAAAACAGGAAATAGCATGACGGTGCAGAACCAAGAAATCCGCCAGCATGTCAAGTTAACGAAAAAAGACAAAGAGACGGGTGCTGCATTAGAGAATGCAGAATTTGAACTGAGAAATGAATCTGGAGATACCGTCCAAACCCATTTGAAAACGGACGAAAAAGGAGAAATACTTTTCAAAGATCTTGAACCAGGTTCCTATTATTTTGTGGAGACAAACGCACCGAAAGGCTATCAAATAAATCAGCAAAAATGGCCGTTCACCATTAAAGAAAATCAAACAGAAACAACAACTGTAACCGCAGTAAATGACATCATCAAAGGCTCTGCTGAATTGAGAAAAATAGGTGAAGGCGGAGAGAGACTAGAAGGTGCACAGTTCAAGCTCTTAGATCAAGACGGACATGAGCTAAATAATTCGTTTATCACAGGAGAAAATGGCAAGATCACGATAAATGAACTAAGACCGGGTACGTATCAGCTCATTGAAACAAAAGCACCAGATGGATATATATTAGATGAAACGCCAATCAAATTTGAAGTACCACTTGATCCAAAGGAACCAGTCATCATTTCGAAAAAGAACCTATATGAAACAAGTGCATTAGAAGTGATGAAAGAAGGGGAAGATGGCAAAAAACTTCAAGGGGTTCGATTTGAAGTCAGGAATCAAAATGACAAAGTCGTGCGTAAAAATTTGACAACAGATGAAGATGGGAAACTTTTGGTCGACAACCTCAAACCGGGCAAATATCAGCTCGTAGAGACAGAGAGTATTGATGGTTACCAAAAGAAAAATAAGCCTTATCCGTTTACCATCGAAGTCGCACAAAAAACACCGACAGAGATCAAAGTGATCAATGATCTTAAAACTGGAGCTGTCCAGCTCACGAAGCTCGGTGAAAAGAATGATGTACTTGAAGGAGCAGAATTCAAGCTTGTAGATGCAAATGGAAAAGAGATGAAAACAGGTCTCGTCACTGACCAGAACGGGAAGATTATCGTCAATGATCTGAAACCTGGAACCTATCAGTTTGTTGAAACGAAGGCTCCCTTCGGTCATGAGCTTGACGAAACCCCTGTCACTTTTGCTATTCCATTTAACCCTGAGAAGCTGGTCAGTGTGACAAAAGAAAATAGCCGCAAAACAGGCGGAGTGCTGTTACACAAAAAAGGCGAAGATGGGAAATCATTAGAAGGGGTTGTCTTTGACCTATCTGATGCCAAAGGAGAGATAGTGGCAGGAGGAGAAGGAATCACAACCAATCAGGATGGAAAGATCACCTTCACAGGGCTAAAACCTGGAACCTATCAATTTGTTGAAAGAAAGAGTCTTGAAGGCTATGAATTGAGTGCGAAACCACTTGTCTTTGAAGTTGAATTAGGTCAAAAAGAGTTGATTCAAGTGGAGGCAATCAATCAGCTTAAGAAAGGTTCTGTAGAACTCACAAAAATAGGGGAAGAAAAAGAAAGATTGAAAGGCGCAGAATTTACCCTTTTCAAGGACGATGGTAAAGAATTGATGTCAGGTTTAACAACCAACGAGAAAGGCATCATCACTGTCAACGATTTGAAACCAGGCGCTTACCAATTGGTTGAAACGAAGGCTCCTTTTGGACATAAACTTGATGCAGAACCAGTAGACTTTAAGATTGATTTCAATCCAAAACAACTGGTGAAAGTGACAAAAGAAAATATTCGGACGACAAGTGCTGTGCAGCTTCAGAAAAAAGGAGAAGATGGTCAGTTACTCAATGGAGTGACCTTCGATCTGCTTGATGAGCACGATCAACGTATAAAGAAAGACTTAAAGACAGACAAAAATGGTCAACTAACAGTCGATCAACTGAAGCCAGGAACCTATCAATTTGTCGAAACAGCAAGCATTGCCGGCTATGAACTGGATCAGACACCTGTCTCATTTAAGATTCGTTTAGGTCAAGACAAACCAGCAAAAGTAGAAATGATTAACAAGCTGACGCCGGGAGCAGTGGAACTGACCAAAGTGGATGATGAGGGACATACGCTGGAAAATGCAGAGTTTGCTCTTCTGAGTAAAGAAGGAAAAACGTTGAAGACATCACTTGTAACAGACAAAAAAGGAAAGCTCCACATCAACGGTCTAAAACCGGGAAAATATCAATTCGTTGAAACGAAAGCACCTCACGGCTATCAATTGGATGATCAGCCGATCCCGTTTACAATTGAGAAAGATCAGCAGAAACCGCTTCAATTAACAGCGAAGAATCACTTGATCTTAGGAAGTTTGCGTATCATAAAGGTAGACCAGCAGACAGATAGAACCTTAAAAGGTGCAGCCTTTGACATTCGTACAAAAGCAGGGAAAACCATAAAATCTGTGACAACAGGAAAAGACGGAGAAGCCATTGTCAAAGGGCTTAAACCTGGTGAATATACACTCATAGAGACGAAAGCACCAAATGGTTATGTAGCTTTAAAGAAGCCGATCGCTTTTACAATTCAAATGGGCGAAGTGGAGATCAAGACAATGATTGTGAAAAATGCACCAGTGAAGAATGAAGAGGAACACACTAATCCTCCAGTCTCATTTAAAGGGGATCAACAACCGCCTCATGACTCAAATGGTGAGCTGCCAAAGACTGGAGAAGAATGGTTGCGTTACTTGATGTATGCAGGGATTTTACTAGTAGCTTCTGGAACAGTTCTTCTTGTTGTCAGAAGAAGAACCATTCAGTAAAAGGAAGGAACGAGCGTATTGATGAAAAAAAGAACCTTATTAGGCAGCTTTTTGGTGGTCACGGGGCTGATGTTGATCTCCGTTCCTTTTCTATATGAGTGGCGAACTTCTCAAGAGACAGCAGCAATGGAACAGGCATTAAAAATAATTGAAGAAAATGACAATGATGCCCTTTCTTCTATTCCACATTTAACTGTGTCAGAAGAAGACCTGCGAGATGTGATGGAGCTAGAGATCCCGTCAATTGATTTAAACGAAAAAGTGCTTCCTGTTACAACAAAAGAAAATTTAGGTATTGCACTGACTCAAATTAAATCTCATCAAATGCCAGGTGAAGGAAATTTCACGATTGCAGGACATAGAGGGTATAGAGGCGACCGGCTTTTCCGGCAGCTGCCAGAGGTACCTAAAGGAGAAAAAGTCGTCTTACATCATCAAGCTGAAACATACGAATATAAAATTGTCAGCTCTGCTACGATAGAACCGACGGATGTTGATGTATTAAAAGATCGCGGGAAAAATGAACTGACATTGATCACTTGTACACTTGATGGTCAGAAACGCTTTGTCTTAAAAGGAATACGAATCAACGCTTCAAAGGGTGAGCAGCCATCGGATGTATAACACCAACATAATAAATGATGGGTACGATGGAAAAGTAGCGCTCACGACCGACATGTTACACCAATTGCTATCAGAGCATTATCCAACTTTAACAAGCGAAACGTTGGGATGTTGATGTAGATACAATTCGGCTTCGCCTATTCTTCGCTCTTTATTAAAAAGAAAGCTTCCAATTGGTATTGAAAAATTCACATGTGTTTTGTTCACGCAGCAGACAGCATCTTTTAGAGAGCCTTTGATTGTGAACTTTCTATAGGATGAGAAAGGCGAATCGATTTACGCAATAAATCTCTTGTTCGAGCAGCAAGATACCCATTAAACGAGAAATAAAAAAGGAAGGGGCTTTGATCCCTTCCTTTTTGTCATTCAATCAAGCAAACAGCTTCAGCCCAATCACACCAATCACAATCAGCAGCAGGCTGAGTATACGAATTATGTTTTTTGGCTCTTTAAATAGAATCATATTAAACAAGACAGAGCCCGCCGTTCCAAGTCCAATCCAGACTGTATAAGCAACGGATACTTGAACGGACGAGAACGAGGCATATAAAAACAAAAAGGATAAGGCAAACCCGCCGATAAATAAAATACCTGTTGAGATTTGCTTTTTCTTACTAAACATATTGAGGCCAATGGTTCCCGCGATTTCGAAGGCAGAGGCTAACAGTACAAAAAACCAGCCCATTTATACCACTTCTCCTTTCTGCTCATGTGCATCTCCATCAGACACTTTCAGTCCAATAATCCCGAGAATTAAAATGCCCATAAATAAGAGCTTTTCTATTGAAAACGAACCGCCAAACAGCGCATAATCCATCAAAGATGTACCAATCGTTCCGACTCCGGCAAACACGGCGTACACGGTTCCTGTCGGCAGCTTCTCGCAGGCCTTCATTAAAAAATAAAAATCAATTGGAATGAGGCAGATAATGATGGCCCACTCCCACACCGCATCTGCTTTATTTAAACCAAACACCCAAAGTAATTCGAATAAAC contains the following coding sequences:
- a CDS encoding SMR family transporter, translated to MKKSWMYVALTCLFELLWVFGLNKADAVWEWAIIICLIPIDFYFLMKACEKLPTGTVYAVFAGVGTIGTSLMDYALFGGSFSIEKLLFMGILILGIIGLKVSDGDAHEQKGEVV
- a CDS encoding SMR family transporter; this translates as MGWFFVLLASAFEIAGTIGLNMFSKKKQISTGILFIGGFALSFLFLYASFSSVQVSVAYTVWIGLGTAGSVLFNMILFKEPKNIIRILSLLLIVIGVIGLKLFA
- a CDS encoding SpaA isopeptide-forming pilin-related protein, with the protein product MDVLKRILSLTLITLLVIQSSILGILPLAGANAKDIQQNIYGNIEFADSEGNKLSSMEDQQVRKATVHWSLKGIDLKKQYPYVLSLPSAIQVKKEQKETITVGDIPVGEYTVSKQNEVTVEFKEDVEIDPNLEGSIDIEVTSIAEQKEKTKQNEREESLPKDDSTSSEKDKASKNQEAAQTKSNDEDDLLKNKVSVSKRVGLQSVSKQMLIQENLLTDAKLIFEDQEGNSVDKPDINSLISINYEWAIPNGHSYNGGDEFHFKVPEELVIYEKIDRLEMKFNQAIIGYFSVDESGNASIEFTDFIKQYSNIHGTLQVWTQLDRKTVITEEKEVKITPIEGKEQVSIPIQYLPNGPNVSKKGEPNRSYNAETIQWTVDFNMDLDDVKQARIVDPIQEGQALKKDSIKLYRVDTKLNGETSIGQQLDKNHYTIGQTADGQDFTIEFKDDVHLAYRLVYETDITNQDQSAFRNKASLVSADKVIGSAEGTVNVTRGSPLNKKAVHYDPVTQTINWEIRYNYNEKKIAKKDTLLEDFFNDNQALISDSIQVKEVTIDQNGNEAGTKAFENYVVQPQKKEEQNGFALQFNQDIQSAYLITYQTKATERIFEAEEIINTVTAGNESKQAKQRIDQQILTKNHGTPNYKNKTIPWRITFNKDQQTMNNLVLKDTFTNKGLTLQKDSLRVTTGNTVLEEGTDYQIVEHANGFDIQFTKEIKTEHTVTYTTSFDYEKRADKDQNNLRNHVNLEWVNEDGKELTKENQSVFTPDTYTQSNGFKNGTYDAKKKEITWNIGVNYNLKHLEEAKIEDFIQGNQRLLKDSITIYSLDLQGGENGAEEKEVLAKEHYDIKFLENEKGESGFEVIFKKAIDSPYKITYQTSVEGMDLVQKTYENKATLYDGKTKESDVNAVVSIPNGGKYTSKSGNQQGKVIDWKLNINFGQSTVQDATIIDHPSSNQALIENSFHLYSTTIDEKGQVTKKDELEKGKDYELDLEFDPDSFQIKFKEEITRPYILEYQSLILDKVGSTLQNEITFRGENVKEIKKESEASIVVKRTAGMGDGTGAIGALTIKKVDASSGKALKGASFSLTDAASGIVIGTKATDEEGALRFDRLLYGDYIVTEEKAPNGYIKTKDPIHVTIDQPYESGDQAKTGNSMTVQNQEIRQHVKLTKKDKETGAALENAEFELRNESGDTVQTHLKTDEKGEILFKDLEPGSYYFVETNAPKGYQINQQKWPFTIKENQTETTTVTAVNDIIKGSAELRKIGEGGERLEGAQFKLLDQDGHELNNSFITGENGKITINELRPGTYQLIETKAPDGYILDETPIKFEVPLDPKEPVIISKKNLYETSALEVMKEGEDGKKLQGVRFEVRNQNDKVVRKNLTTDEDGKLLVDNLKPGKYQLVETESIDGYQKKNKPYPFTIEVAQKTPTEIKVINDLKTGAVQLTKLGEKNDVLEGAEFKLVDANGKEMKTGLVTDQNGKIIVNDLKPGTYQFVETKAPFGHELDETPVTFAIPFNPEKLVSVTKENSRKTGGVLLHKKGEDGKSLEGVVFDLSDAKGEIVAGGEGITTNQDGKITFTGLKPGTYQFVERKSLEGYELSAKPLVFEVELGQKELIQVEAINQLKKGSVELTKIGEEKERLKGAEFTLFKDDGKELMSGLTTNEKGIITVNDLKPGAYQLVETKAPFGHKLDAEPVDFKIDFNPKQLVKVTKENIRTTSAVQLQKKGEDGQLLNGVTFDLLDEHDQRIKKDLKTDKNGQLTVDQLKPGTYQFVETASIAGYELDQTPVSFKIRLGQDKPAKVEMINKLTPGAVELTKVDDEGHTLENAEFALLSKEGKTLKTSLVTDKKGKLHINGLKPGKYQFVETKAPHGYQLDDQPIPFTIEKDQQKPLQLTAKNHLILGSLRIIKVDQQTDRTLKGAAFDIRTKAGKTIKSVTTGKDGEAIVKGLKPGEYTLIETKAPNGYVALKKPIAFTIQMGEVEIKTMIVKNAPVKNEEEHTNPPVSFKGDQQPPHDSNGELPKTGEEWLRYLMYAGILLVASGTVLLVVRRRTIQ
- a CDS encoding class D sortase, which gives rise to MKKRTLLGSFLVVTGLMLISVPFLYEWRTSQETAAMEQALKIIEENDNDALSSIPHLTVSEEDLRDVMELEIPSIDLNEKVLPVTTKENLGIALTQIKSHQMPGEGNFTIAGHRGYRGDRLFRQLPEVPKGEKVVLHHQAETYEYKIVSSATIEPTDVDVLKDRGKNELTLITCTLDGQKRFVLKGIRINASKGEQPSDV